From the Cryptomeria japonica chromosome 2, Sugi_1.0, whole genome shotgun sequence genome, one window contains:
- the LOC131070739 gene encoding probable aspartic proteinase GIP2 — protein sequence MAPLYLLFFFLLFSACSTADRITTVFVPLSKDSATLQYIVEIQQGTPLNKKRLVVDLSGDFLWLHCKSSAYKSSTYLPIPCHTTLCTASGSVTFGCGDCSNVPPGTKSCRNNTCLEQATNGVTGTQIFNGELSQDVVALSPRDGKRAFPASKVIVAQFAFACAPSTLLRGLAKGAVGMAGLNWAPLALPFQLNVALELERKFGLCLPAGNSSGAVFFGAPPYLPSIKLNYTFLLIPKYPREYYLNVNSIQVNGKRLPIDPEHLKLNLQGNGGTKLSTVVAYTQAAKPIYTAIHDAFIKEAEVMSITRVESTKPFDACFDATTVGSTKTGPAVPVIDLVLDNEYVFWRIHGANSVVKVKEGVMCLAFVDAGEFPVASMIVGSHQLQDNLLQFDLIESKLYFSSSLLASNTACSNFNFN from the coding sequence ATGGCCCCTCTttacctcctcttcttcttcttactATTCTCAGCGTGTTCAACAGCAGATCGGATAACCACTGTGTTTGTTCCGCTCTCAAAAGATTCtgcaactctccaatatatagtgGAAATCCAACAAGGGACTCCCCTCAATAAGAAGAGATTGGTGGTCGATCTGTCTGGAGACTTTCTGTGGCTTCACTGCAAGTCCTCAGCCTACAAATCGTCCACCTACCTTCCCATCCCATGTCACACTACTCTCTGCACTGCCTCTGGATCCGTCACATTCGGCTGTGGGGACTGCTCCAACGTGCCGCCAGGAACAAAATCATGCAGAAACAACACTTGCCTCGAGCAAGCAACGAATGGAGTGACGGGGACTCAGATATTTAACGGAGAGCTCTCCCAAGACGTAGTTGCGCTGTCTCCCAGAGATGGAAAGAGGGCGTTCCCTGCTTCCAAAGTAATCGTTGCACAATTCGCTTTCGCCTGCGCTCCATCCACTTTACTGCGCGGCCTGGCAAAGGGGGCGGTGGGAATGGCGGGCTTGAATTGGGCACCGCTGGCTCTGCCGTTTCAGCTCAACGTGGCCCTCGAATTAGAAAGGAAATTCGGACTCTGCCTGCCTGCTGGCAACTCTTCCGGTGCCGTTTTCTTTGGCGCCCCGCCTTATCTCCCATCCATTAAGCTCAACTACACCTTCCTCCTCATTCCCAAGTACCCCAGAGAATATTACCTTAATGTTAATAGCATTCAGGTAAACGGAAAGAGATTGCCAATCGATCCAGAGCACCTGAAGTTGAATTTGCAGGGCAACGGCGGAACTAAACTGAGCACAGTGGTGGCATACACACAGGCTGCGAAGCCCATCTACACTGCCATCCATGATGCGTTCATTAAGGAAGCGGAGGTCATGAGCATCACACGCGTGGAGTCCACAAAGCCTTTTGATGCCTGCTTCGATGCCACTACCGTAGGCTCCACTAAAACTGGACCCGCTGTGCCTGTCATTGATCTCGTTCTGGATAACGAGTATGTGTTTTGGAGGATTCATGGGGCCAATTCTGTGGTTAAGGTGAAGGAGGGGGTGATGTGTCTGGCATTTGTGGACGCAGGGGAATTCCCTGTCGCATCGATGATTGTGGGAAGTCATCAGTTGCAGGACAATCTGCTGCAGTTTGACTTGATCGAGTCGAAGCTATATTTCAGCTCTTCCTTGCTGGCCTCCAACACTGCATGCtccaatttcaattttaattaa
- the LOC131070745 gene encoding EP1-like glycoprotein 2: MRKQLTYAVIVLTLVVAASDRGAALFIWPPGHVLSNTVALPQRSALEGNFRIAVDKSGNHITSPNGDCALGFLDHNNSGKFTLSIIFNPSFASPSSPKGTEIWSANRNNPVGENSTVVRNAHGQLALLDSYGTAVWSSAGSVESMDLGETGNWVLYNTTDSDLAKESRTVWSSWQHPTNTLMMGQIFRTGQKLVSNASPTNSSEGRFSLVAEKGGVVLYSSPHSLPYWALSFPGLSYQYIKSPCTSGSGSFMVQLVYAGDLIFMGNIGDAKVGERPNNSSNGPSCFPTADSDTLPFHTFQGESRMRFLRLDSDGNLRAYMAKPIRGIMGSNPQEWAADYELFPSCFNCSLPSVCGPYGVCSNGQCSCPAAMFTMREPFQPDAGCSPQHPLNLACSGTKGQQMVEVKGLDYYPSNFLASNASTTSTAQQCKDLCISKCSCVASFFRSDLLTCLMTFDNVDSLQFVTADRRASYTAFLKV, from the coding sequence ATGAGGAAGCAGCTGACTTATGCCGTGATAGTATTAACGTTGGTGGTAGCGGCATCAGATAGAGGTGCAGCATTGTTCATATGGCCTCCGGGTCACGTGCTTTCCAACACGGTAGCATTACCCCAACGCTCTGCGTTAGAGGGAAACTTCAGAATCGCAGTGGACAAATCGGGTAACCACATTACCAGTCCTAACGGCGACTGTGCTCTCGGCTTTCTGGATCACAACAACTCCGGTAAGTTCACTCTCTCCATCATTTTCAATCCCTCCTTTGCATCGCCTTCATCGCCCAAAGGCACAGAAATCTGGAGCGCCAACAGAAACAATCCGGTGGGGGAAAACAGCACGGTAGTGCGTAATGCGCATGGCCAGTTGGCTCTCCTCGACTCTTACGGCACCGCAGTTTGGTCCTCCGCCGGGTCCGTAGAGTCCATGGATTTGGGGGAGACGGGAAATTGGGTGCTCTACAATACCACCGACTCAGATCTGGCGAAGGAGAGTAGAACAGTGTGGTCCAGCTGGCAGCATCCCACCAATACGCTCATGATGGGGCAGATATTCAGAACCGGGCAGAAGCTGGTGAGCAATGCCTCTCCTACCAATTCTTCCGAGGGTCGTTTCTCTTTGGTGGCCGAGAAAGGAGGCGTAGTGCTTTATTCTTCTCCCCACTCCTTGCCTTACTGGGCCTTGTCATTCCCTGGTCTCTCCTATCAATACATAAAGAGTCCTTGCACTTCTGGGTCTGGGTCGTTCATGGTGCAGTTAGTCTATGCTGGAGATCTGatttttatgggcaacataggtGATGCCAAAGTGGGGGAAAGACCTAATAATAGTAGTAATGGGCCGTCTTGTTTTCCCACGGCTGATTCAGACACTCTGCCCTTTCACACATTCCAAGGAGAATCGCGAATGCGTTTTTTGAGATTAGATTCGGACGGGAACCTACGAGCGTATATGGCAAAACCCATTAGAGGAATAATGGGATCAAATCCTCAGGAATGGGCGGCGGACTATGAGCTGTTCCCGTCGTGCTTCAACTGTAGCCTGCCTTCTGTTTGCGGTCCGTATGGTGTTTGCTCCAACGGCCAGTGCAGTTGCCCGGCCGCCATGTTTACCATGCGAGAGCCGTTTCAGCCTGATGCTGGTTGCTCCCCTCAGCATCCGCTCAACTTGGCTTGCTCAGGAACGAAAGGGCAGCAGATGGTGGAAGTGAAGGGCCTCGATTATTATCCCAGCAATTTCCTCGCTTCCAATGCTTCAACGACCTCCACGGCCCAGCAATGCAAAGATTTGTGCATCTCTAAATGTTCTTGTGTTGCGTCGTTCTTCCGTTCTGATTTGCTTACATGTCTTATGACATTTGACAATGTGGACAGTTTGCAATTCGTTACAGCTGATCGCAGGGCGTCGTACACAGCTTTCCTCAAAGTCTAG
- the LOC131070731 gene encoding probable aspartic proteinase GIP2, translating into MNNTCGVTVMNWVTLVGISGQAAQDVLALSSTNGKNPGRTVTVPHFIFSCADDYLLYALARGVVGIAGLGRTRVALPSQLSAAFTFPRKFAICLPAAAQPGVILFGKVPYDFLPGIDVSQRLTYTPLLKAPDVFPGRYFISVTAIRVGEKKVAINSTKLKINSQGFGGTEVTSAVSYTTIARSVYTVIRDAFVKEAEAINISRAAAVKPFDACFDATTVLSTRVGPAVPPIDLVLHNSKTIWRIMGANSMVRVSEGVLCFGFVGVDDEIVSTTIRIGGHQIQDNLLQFDLATSRLGFSSTLLGVQTTCSNFNFTSTA; encoded by the coding sequence ATGAATAACACATGCGGCGTGACCGTGATGAACTGGGTCACATTAGTTGGAATAAGCGGTCAGGCGGCGCAAGATGTGTTGGCCCTCTCTTCCACCAACGGGAAAAACCCAGGCCGGACGGTCACAGTGCCGCATTTCATCTTCTCCTGTGCTGATGACTATCTTCTCTATGCCCTCGCCCGAGGAGTCGTCGGTATAGCAGGACTCGGCAGAACTCGCGTTGCTCTGCCCTCTCAGTTGTCCGCCGCCTTCACTTTCCCTCGCAAATTCGCCATTTGTCTCCCGGCAGCCGCTCAGCCGGGTGTCATCTTGTTTGGCAAGGTGCCCTACGACTTTCTTCCCGGAATAGATGTTTCTCAGCGCCTCACTTACACTCCTCTGCTCAAAGCCCCTGACGTTTTCCCAGGCCGGTATTTTATTTCTGTTACAGCCATCCGGGTAGGTGAAAAGAAAGTCGCCATCAATTCCACCAAATTAAAGATCAACAGCCAGGGCTTCGGCGGCACAGAAGTGACCAGCGCGGTTTCTTACACAACTATTGCGAGATCTGTGTATACAGTGATCCGTGACGCTTTTGTGAAAGAAGCAGAAGCGATTAACATCTCCCGGGCGGCCGCTGTGAAACCATTCGACGCATGCTTCGACGCTACGACCGTTTTGTCCACCAGAGTTGGCCCGGCTGTACCACCCATCGACCTTGTCTTGCACAACAGTAAGACGATCTGGAGAATTATGGGAGCGAATTCCATGGTGCGTGTGAGCGAGGGAGTTTTGTGTTTTGGATTCGTTGGAGTGGACGACGAGATTGTCTCTACCACGATAAGAATTGGAGGGCATCAGATACAAGATAATCTCCTACAGTTCGATTTGGCCACTTCTCGCCTTGGATTCTCCTCCACCTTGCTCGGCGTGCAGACCACGTGCTCCAACTTCAACTTCACTTCCACCGCTTGA